A part of Paenibacillus antri genomic DNA contains:
- a CDS encoding Gfo/Idh/MocA family protein: MINIAVVGVNNIGKLHCQAYAKHPKARLVAVCDLLEERAAAAGREFGVPAYTSLERLLESESVDAVAVATAGEEKGGHHFDPAMLAMRAGKDVLVEKPISNRIELAREMVAFAREKGVRLACNLNHRFSPAAFRAKELVEEGKLGTILFVNMRLTIRNPSDETPWLHLRALHPHSIDVMRYFAGDVRRVQSFLTQAPGRTSWSTASINMEFESGAVGHLTGSYDMSMRHPIECLEIGGTSGRLLLDNVYETMTYFPHDSDDRLVLQNPIFGGMQGFNDTFRLRIDRFLEDIARGASPDDVAASGEDALAAQETIEAAIRSFQSGGAPAVVERSGGRDHA; the protein is encoded by the coding sequence ATGATCAACATCGCCGTCGTCGGCGTCAACAACATCGGCAAGCTGCATTGCCAAGCCTATGCGAAGCATCCGAAAGCGCGGTTGGTCGCGGTTTGCGACCTGCTCGAAGAGCGGGCGGCGGCGGCCGGCCGCGAGTTCGGCGTTCCCGCCTATACGAGCTTGGAGCGTCTGCTCGAGTCCGAGTCGGTCGACGCTGTGGCCGTAGCGACGGCCGGGGAGGAGAAGGGTGGCCATCATTTCGATCCCGCGATGCTCGCCATGCGCGCGGGCAAGGACGTCTTGGTGGAGAAGCCGATTTCGAACCGAATCGAATTGGCCCGCGAGATGGTCGCGTTCGCGCGCGAGAAGGGCGTGCGTCTCGCCTGCAACTTGAACCACCGCTTCTCGCCCGCCGCCTTCCGCGCCAAGGAGCTCGTCGAGGAAGGCAAGCTCGGAACGATCCTGTTCGTAAATATGCGCCTGACGATCCGCAATCCGTCCGACGAGACGCCGTGGCTCCACCTTCGGGCGCTGCATCCGCACTCGATCGACGTGATGCGTTATTTCGCCGGCGACGTCCGCCGCGTACAGTCGTTCCTGACGCAGGCGCCCGGCCGGACGTCCTGGTCCACCGCGTCGATCAATATGGAGTTCGAATCCGGCGCGGTCGGCCATCTGACGGGCAGCTACGACATGTCCATGCGTCACCCGATCGAATGCCTGGAAATCGGAGGGACGTCAGGCCGTCTGCTGCTCGATAACGTCTATGAGACGATGACGTACTTCCCGCACGACTCGGACGACCGGCTCGTGCTGCAAAATCCGATCTTCGGCGGCATGCAAGGGTTCAACGATACGTTCCGGCTGCGGATCGACCGCTTCCTCGAGGATATCGCCCGGGGCGCGTCGCCGGACGACGTCGCCGCCTCGGGCGAGGACGCGCTCGCCGCGCAGGAGACGATCGAAGCGGCGATCCGCTCCTTCCAATCCGGCGGAGCGCCGGCCGTCGTCGAACGCAGCGGGGGACGCGATCATGCGTAA
- a CDS encoding AraC family transcriptional regulator, with product MRKLNSSAFMKEDFPFWIARTTQGNVDEHGHDFVELVYVVRGRGRHRFDGASYDIHAGDVFIINPGETHAYSVQPGDSMEIVNCLFMPSFIPDSLLRELNVTDAMDYFYVHPFLQRDQRFNHRLNLHGEDADNVLGLLESMLREQGGAGTGFATILRLKLLELLILLSRFYKTIGRGAASPSPRQQDRTMTARRLYGYMERNYDKKLTLQSLSELFNISSRHLNRLIRRQYGKSVVDVLHDIRIGRAKRLLLDTDEKVISIASLVGYEDSSFFTRLFQRHVGCSPSRYRSLHDGEELEGGRTS from the coding sequence ATGCGTAAGCTGAACAGCAGCGCGTTCATGAAGGAGGACTTCCCGTTCTGGATCGCTCGCACGACGCAGGGCAACGTCGACGAGCACGGGCACGACTTCGTCGAGCTCGTCTACGTCGTCCGCGGAAGAGGGCGGCATCGCTTCGACGGCGCGTCGTACGATATTCATGCTGGCGACGTGTTCATTATCAATCCGGGAGAGACGCATGCGTACTCCGTCCAACCCGGCGATTCGATGGAGATCGTCAACTGTCTGTTCATGCCGTCGTTCATTCCGGACTCGCTGCTTCGGGAGCTGAACGTCACGGATGCGATGGATTATTTCTACGTGCATCCGTTCCTCCAGCGGGACCAGCGGTTCAATCACCGCTTGAACCTGCACGGCGAAGACGCGGACAACGTGCTCGGCCTGCTCGAGAGCATGCTTCGCGAACAGGGGGGAGCGGGCACCGGCTTCGCTACGATACTGAGGCTGAAGCTGCTCGAGCTGCTCATTCTGTTGTCGCGTTTTTACAAGACGATCGGACGCGGCGCTGCCTCGCCGTCGCCGAGACAGCAGGACCGAACGATGACGGCCAGACGCCTGTACGGTTATATGGAGAGAAATTACGATAAGAAGCTGACGCTGCAGTCGTTGTCGGAGCTGTTCAACATCAGCTCCCGGCACTTAAACCGGCTTATCCGCCGCCAATACGGCAAGAGCGTCGTGGACGTCCTGCACGACATTCGCATCGGCCGCGCCAAGCGGCTGCTTCTCGACACCGACGAGAAGGTCATCTCGATCGCGTCGCTCGTCGGCTACGAAGATTCCTCCTTCTTCACGCGCCTGTTTCAGCGCCACGTCGGCTGCTCCCCGAGCCGGTATCGGTCGCTTCACGACGGCGAGGAGCTGGAAGGCGGACGCACGTCGTGA
- a CDS encoding sulfatase-like hydrolase/transferase, which yields MSRKRPNVLLVTADQLRYDAVEPNAPGAPSTPHLARLAAEGVRFAHAYSHIPVCGPARQSLLCGRRPETFGGLWNAGGALPVASLPPDAWTWSQALADAGYRSAFLGKWGVHPTLDPTSYGYDTYVGESDYAAFRKAEYLEVEFKNGYFGEPNPIPVEASSTHWFADRAAAELRRLHASGGPWHMAIHFAEPHLPCRPSGRFADMYAPEAIKPWPGFEETFAGKPYIQRQQLYNWGVERYTWADWSPIVARYFGVVSQLDDAIGRVLGALDDLGAADDTLLVFTSDHGDMCGSHRMMDKHYVLYDDVVRVPMAMRWPRALPQGTVLDRFAYNFLDLAPTFLELLELEADASVRAGFHGRSLAPLLSGRPDPSWREDVVATYNGQQFGLYTQRMIRTERWKYVWNLTDVDELYDVQADPGELENRIGETELADTVRGLRVRLHETLRRDGDGFDNEWMRRQLVEGRKL from the coding sequence GTGAGCCGCAAGCGCCCGAACGTGCTGCTCGTCACCGCGGACCAGCTCCGCTACGACGCCGTCGAACCGAACGCCCCCGGCGCGCCGAGCACGCCGCATCTGGCAAGGCTCGCGGCCGAAGGAGTCCGCTTCGCGCACGCGTATTCGCATATTCCGGTATGCGGGCCGGCGCGACAGTCGCTGCTGTGCGGCCGACGGCCGGAGACGTTCGGCGGCCTCTGGAACGCCGGCGGAGCGCTGCCGGTCGCGTCGCTGCCGCCGGACGCCTGGACGTGGTCCCAGGCGCTCGCGGACGCCGGCTACCGAAGCGCATTCCTCGGCAAGTGGGGCGTGCATCCTACGCTCGATCCGACGAGTTACGGCTACGATACCTACGTCGGGGAATCCGACTATGCCGCATTTCGGAAAGCGGAATATCTGGAGGTCGAGTTTAAGAACGGCTACTTCGGGGAACCGAACCCGATTCCGGTCGAGGCGTCCTCGACGCATTGGTTCGCGGATCGGGCGGCGGCGGAGCTGCGCCGTCTCCACGCGTCGGGCGGCCCATGGCATATGGCGATCCATTTCGCCGAACCGCACTTGCCGTGCCGCCCGTCGGGCCGGTTCGCCGACATGTATGCGCCGGAAGCGATCAAGCCTTGGCCCGGCTTCGAAGAGACGTTCGCGGGCAAACCCTACATACAGCGCCAACAGCTGTATAACTGGGGCGTCGAACGGTATACGTGGGCGGATTGGTCGCCGATCGTCGCTCGGTACTTCGGCGTCGTCAGCCAGCTCGACGACGCGATCGGCCGCGTGCTCGGCGCGCTGGACGATCTCGGCGCGGCCGATGACACGCTCCTCGTCTTTACGTCCGATCACGGCGACATGTGCGGGTCGCACCGGATGATGGATAAACATTACGTCCTATACGACGACGTCGTCCGCGTGCCGATGGCGATGCGTTGGCCCCGCGCGCTTCCGCAGGGGACGGTGCTCGACCGATTCGCTTACAACTTTCTGGATTTGGCGCCGACGTTCCTCGAGCTTCTCGAGCTCGAGGCGGACGCGAGCGTTCGAGCCGGCTTCCACGGTCGATCGCTTGCGCCGCTGCTCTCGGGACGTCCGGATCCTTCTTGGAGGGAAGACGTCGTCGCCACGTATAACGGGCAGCAGTTCGGCTTATACACGCAGCGGATGATCCGCACCGAGCGATGGAAGTACGTCTGGAATTTGACCGACGTCGACGAGCTGTACGACGTTCAGGCGGATCCCGGAGAGCTTGAGAACCGAATCGGCGAGACCGAGCTCGCGGACACGGTGCGCGGCCTGCGGGTTCGGTTGCACGAGACGCTTCGCCGGGACGGCGACGGCTTCGACAACGAGTGGATGAGGCGCCAGCTGGTCGAAGGCAGGAAGCTCTAA
- a CDS encoding phytanoyl-CoA dioxygenase family protein: MLTDNDKRPVSGTFQDATPLLETPDLIRERAELDGMIFFRGLLPRETVMAVRGDVLGVLRSYELLEAGREDEAIGDGARIRRYTAEEVAWNGVGAPLDVYRDIQKLESFHALAHAPAIRRMLTAVFGGEPFVHPRNIARVMLPHPDVRTTPSHQDFLHVQGSSDTWTCWIPLGDVPRALGGLAVLKGSHREGLLGVTHAAGAGGLESILCGLDYEWETVDFEAGDVLAFHSHTVHKALPNLRPGTIRLSCDFRYQRASDPIEAASLRPHGPYEWEELYEGWTRRELMYYWKESAFEYVPFDQSIRWQQEKIC, from the coding sequence ATGTTGACGGACAACGATAAACGTCCCGTCTCCGGCACGTTCCAAGACGCGACGCCCTTGCTCGAAACGCCGGATCTCATCCGGGAACGCGCGGAACTCGACGGGATGATTTTCTTTCGGGGGCTGCTTCCGAGGGAGACGGTGATGGCCGTTCGCGGCGACGTTCTCGGCGTGCTTCGGTCTTACGAGCTGCTCGAGGCCGGACGCGAAGACGAGGCGATCGGCGACGGAGCGCGCATCCGCCGCTATACCGCCGAGGAGGTCGCATGGAACGGCGTAGGCGCGCCGCTCGACGTGTATCGGGACATCCAGAAGCTGGAGTCGTTCCACGCGCTGGCGCACGCGCCGGCGATCCGGCGCATGTTGACGGCCGTGTTCGGCGGCGAGCCTTTCGTGCATCCGCGGAATATCGCCCGCGTCATGCTGCCGCATCCGGACGTTCGTACGACGCCGTCCCATCAGGACTTCCTGCATGTGCAAGGTAGTTCGGATACGTGGACGTGCTGGATACCGCTTGGAGACGTGCCGCGGGCGCTCGGCGGACTCGCCGTGCTGAAGGGCAGCCATCGCGAAGGGCTGCTCGGCGTCACGCATGCGGCGGGCGCCGGCGGACTCGAGTCGATTCTATGCGGCTTGGACTACGAATGGGAGACGGTCGACTTCGAGGCGGGCGACGTGCTCGCGTTCCACAGCCATACCGTGCACAAGGCGCTGCCCAACCTTCGTCCGGGCACGATCCGGCTGTCGTGCGACTTTCGTTACCAACGGGCGAGCGATCCGATCGAAGCCGCCTCCCTCCGGCCGCACGGTCCGTACGAATGGGAGGAGCTTTACGAGGGGTGGACGCGTCGAGAGCTTATGTATTATTGGAAGGAAAGCGCGTTCGAGTACGTCCCGTTCGATCAGAGCATTCGCTGGCAGCAAGAAAAAATTTGTTAG
- a CDS encoding helix-turn-helix domain-containing protein, with protein sequence MPLLAPSGAEFAPVVGYANRLVCTPSERFGPRAISDFQFVFVASGAGRFAIGGRSYRAAAGCLFFYGPDVPHVIEADDADPFVLYGVHFIPEGPLPERPPESPLGIRPAKGDEPSPAEPGLPFPPCARTGMWPLPYFETFAREFVEKRPFAPEALRGAMLQFAARLLRWCESGSLPAPTPLEARIAAVRAMLEERAGSPYDAGWLTEASPYTHDYVSRKFRERFGAAPQRYHDERRVEQAMRLLATSADSVTDAARRLGFDSVHYFCRWFKSRTGEQPSVFRQRNRTI encoded by the coding sequence ATGCCGCTGCTTGCCCCTTCCGGCGCGGAGTTCGCGCCCGTCGTCGGCTACGCCAATCGGCTCGTGTGCACGCCTTCGGAACGATTCGGGCCTCGCGCGATTTCGGACTTTCAATTCGTGTTCGTCGCTAGCGGCGCGGGCCGATTCGCAATCGGAGGACGCAGCTACCGCGCCGCTGCAGGCTGCTTGTTTTTCTACGGGCCGGACGTGCCGCACGTCATCGAAGCGGACGACGCCGACCCGTTCGTGTTGTACGGCGTTCATTTCATCCCGGAAGGACCGCTGCCGGAGCGCCCGCCGGAGTCGCCCCTCGGCATCCGGCCGGCGAAGGGAGACGAACCGTCTCCCGCCGAGCCCGGCCTGCCTTTCCCGCCGTGCGCGAGGACCGGGATGTGGCCGCTGCCGTATTTCGAAACGTTCGCCCGCGAATTCGTCGAGAAGCGGCCGTTCGCGCCCGAAGCGCTCCGCGGGGCGATGCTGCAATTCGCGGCGAGGCTGCTGCGCTGGTGCGAGAGCGGCAGCTTGCCCGCGCCGACGCCGCTGGAGGCGCGCATCGCGGCGGTGCGGGCGATGCTGGAGGAGCGGGCCGGCTCGCCTTACGACGCCGGTTGGTTGACGGAGGCGTCGCCGTATACGCATGACTACGTCTCCCGGAAGTTTCGGGAACGGTTCGGCGCGGCGCCCCAGCGGTATCACGACGAACGCAGAGTAGAGCAGGCGATGCGCTTGCTGGCGACGAGCGCGGACTCCGTCACGGACGCTGCGCGGCGTCTCGGGTTCGACAGCGTGCATTACTTCTGCCGTTGGTTCAAGAGCCGAACCGGGGAACAGCCGTCCGTCTTCCGGCAGCGGAATCGTACGATTTGA
- a CDS encoding ABC transporter permease — protein MPAETEVNGNLRGTERGAPAVREASLLRRMAAHKTLYLLFIPVLLYYALVRYWPIGMAWIVAFKDLQLGAGVWQSEWVGLDNFRVMFTDPQLVKVLRNTVEISLLRLAVGFVPPIILAIMFHDLASNRFKKWTQTIVYIPHFFSWVIVFGIVFALFSTGSGFVNNMLEWFGLPRKEFFLDQDWFRPLLVGSAVWKEIGWGTIIYLAALASVDTQLYEAAAMDGAGPLRRVYHITLPSLVPVIIFLVCLNLGTILYAGGEQILLFYNQAVLDTADVVDTWIYRESLARLQFSIGTAMGLFQSFVGMLLVLATNAASKKYTGRGIW, from the coding sequence ATGCCCGCCGAGACGGAAGTGAACGGAAACCTTCGAGGGACGGAGAGAGGCGCGCCGGCGGTTCGGGAGGCGTCGCTCCTGCGGCGGATGGCGGCGCACAAAACGTTGTATTTGTTATTTATCCCCGTCTTGCTGTACTACGCGCTCGTCCGGTACTGGCCGATCGGCATGGCTTGGATCGTGGCGTTCAAGGACTTGCAGCTGGGCGCGGGCGTATGGCAGAGCGAATGGGTCGGACTGGACAATTTCCGCGTCATGTTCACCGATCCGCAGCTTGTGAAGGTGCTTCGAAATACGGTGGAAATCAGTCTGCTTCGGCTCGCCGTCGGGTTCGTGCCGCCGATTATCCTGGCCATCATGTTTCACGACCTTGCGAGCAACCGGTTCAAGAAGTGGACGCAGACGATCGTGTACATCCCCCATTTTTTCTCGTGGGTCATCGTCTTCGGCATCGTCTTCGCGCTGTTTTCGACCGGGTCGGGGTTCGTAAACAACATGCTCGAGTGGTTCGGCTTGCCGCGGAAGGAGTTTTTCCTCGATCAAGACTGGTTCCGGCCGCTGCTCGTCGGTTCGGCGGTCTGGAAGGAAATCGGCTGGGGCACGATCATTTATTTGGCCGCGCTCGCCTCCGTCGATACGCAGCTGTACGAAGCGGCCGCGATGGACGGAGCGGGACCGCTGCGGCGCGTATACCATATCACGCTGCCGTCGCTCGTGCCGGTCATCATTTTCCTCGTTTGCTTGAATCTCGGGACGATCCTCTATGCCGGCGGGGAGCAAATTCTCCTGTTCTACAATCAAGCGGTGCTCGATACCGCGGACGTCGTCGATACGTGGATTTACCGGGAATCGCTCGCCCGGCTGCAGTTCAGCATCGGGACGGCGATGGGGCTGTTCCAGTCGTTCGTCGGCATGCTTCTCGTGCTCGCGACGAACGCCGCATCGAAGAAATATACGGGCCGGGGCATCTGGTAG
- a CDS encoding carbohydrate ABC transporter permease: MYAYASRSERAYQIFIHTAVALVALSALFPLVYVVGMSLTSQSEMIARDYFVIVPQEPTLEAYKRIFASPLVWQSIGMSVLRSTLGPLLTLALTTVGAFVLSRKTLPGRGPLLFLVLFTILFHGGLIPSYLVMKQLHLIDSFWALIVPMLVDSFGLLVIKIFIENLPDGLMESARIDGAGEIALLTRIVVPMAAPALAAIGMFSIVNHWNSWFDALIYLNDKQLYPLQMVLRNMLTVDSMANDQMNFILKDTQRVSSETIKMATVVVGILPIMCVYPFLQKHFIKGMYLGAVKG; the protein is encoded by the coding sequence ATGTATGCATACGCATCGCGTTCCGAGAGAGCATATCAGATTTTCATTCATACCGCCGTGGCGCTCGTCGCGCTTTCGGCCTTGTTTCCGCTCGTCTACGTCGTCGGCATGTCGCTGACGTCGCAAAGCGAGATGATCGCGCGAGATTATTTCGTCATCGTCCCCCAGGAGCCGACGTTGGAGGCGTACAAGCGGATTTTCGCGTCGCCGCTCGTCTGGCAGTCGATCGGAATGTCCGTGCTGCGAAGCACGCTGGGGCCGCTGCTGACGCTTGCGCTCACGACCGTCGGGGCGTTCGTGTTGTCCCGGAAGACGCTGCCCGGGCGCGGACCGCTTCTGTTCCTAGTGCTGTTCACCATCTTGTTCCACGGCGGTCTGATCCCGTCGTACCTCGTGATGAAGCAGCTGCACTTGATCGATTCGTTCTGGGCATTGATCGTGCCGATGCTCGTAGACAGCTTCGGTCTGCTCGTCATTAAGATTTTCATCGAAAATTTGCCCGACGGCCTCATGGAATCGGCTCGGATCGACGGCGCCGGGGAAATTGCGCTGCTGACGCGCATCGTCGTGCCGATGGCGGCGCCGGCGCTCGCGGCGATCGGCATGTTCAGCATCGTCAATCATTGGAACAGCTGGTTCGACGCGCTCATTTACTTGAACGACAAGCAGCTGTACCCGCTGCAGATGGTGCTCCGGAATATGCTGACGGTGGACAGCATGGCGAACGATCAAATGAACTTCATCTTGAAGGACACCCAGCGCGTCAGCTCGGAGACGATTAAGATGGCGACGGTCGTCGTCGGCATCTTGCCGATCATGTGCGTGTACCCGTTTCTGCAAAAGCATTTCATTAAAGGGATGTATCTCGGCGCCGTGAAGGGCTGA